One Halanaerobium hydrogeniformans genomic window, GGCTATTTCAAGAGCAGGGACTAAATCTGGCAATAAAGGTTATGATGCAGCTGTTTCTTTAATTGAAATGGTTAATCTTTTTAAAGAAATAGAGTAAATTGTCTTTAATCAAGGAACCCGAGCAGTTTTGCTCGGGTTAATTGTTTCCCTCCTACTCGATTAATTATTAACTAAAAAAGCAGGAAGTTTTGAAATTATCTTTAATAGAGAAAATAGTACTATAAAATATTTAGTGCTGATGTTTTAAGTTATAATTTTTCAAAATATTCTTTATTTTAATAAAAAGTATAATTTTTTGTAATAAGTTAATTTGTGAGGAGGTATAAAATGAAAAAGAAAAAATATGTTGTAGGTATTGACCAGGGGACTTCTGGAACGAGGACTTTGATTTTAAATGATGATTGGGAAATATATTCTCAGGGATATTATGAACATCAACAATATTATCCAAAACCAGGCTGGGTGGAACATGATCCAGCAGAGATCTGGGAAAAAACAAAACAATCAATGGTTCAGGCGATTAAAAATGCTAAAATTAATAAAAAAGATATCAAGGCTCTGGGGCTTGATAACCAGGGTGAAACTGTAATTGTTTGGGACAAAAATACAGGTAAGGCTATTTATAATGCCATTGTCTGGCAGGATAGACGTACTTCTAAAATGGCAGATAAATTGAAAGCCAGCCATGGGAAATTAATCAAAGAAAAAACAGGTGTAGTAGTTGATTCTTACTTTTCTGCTTTGAAGATAAAATGGATTTTAGATAATGTAAATGGAGCTCGTGAAAAATCCGAAAAAGGAGAACTACTGGCCGGGACAACTGATACCTGGCTGATCTGGAATATGACTAATGGTAGATTACATATGACTGATTATTCTACTGCCTCTCGAACAATGCTTTTAAATATTCACAGTAAAAAATGGGATCAGGAGATTTTAGATATTTTAGATATACCAAAGCAGATGCTGCCTGAATTAAGAAATAGCAGTGAGGTATATGCAGAAACAGATCCTGTGTGTTTTTTAGGACTTAAACTACCTATAGCAGGAAGTGCTGTAGATCAACAGGCTGCATTATTTGGTCAGACCTGTTTTGAGGCTGGTACTGTTAAAACAACTTATGGTACAGGTTGTTTTATGCTGATGAATACCGGTGATAAAATTGTTAATTCAGAAAATGGATTATTAACAACTGTAGCCTGGGGATTAAATGATAAATTGAGTTTCGCTCTTGATGGAGGAGTATATATTACAGGTGGAGCTGTTCAGTGGTTGAGAGATGGTTTAAAAATTATTGATAATGCTGCTCAATCTGAGTCAATGGCAAAATCAGTTGAAGATACTGGCGGGGTATTTTTTGTGCCTGCTTTTTCTGGTCTGGCAGCACCATACTGGGATCAATATGCAAGAGGTACTTTAATTGGAATTACTGGTGGGACTGAAAGAGAACATATAGTTAGAGCAACTTTAGAAAGTATAGCTTATCAGGTAAATGATAATCTTAAAGTAATGAAAAAAGATTCAGGGATGGATATCGATGTAATGAGAGTTGATGGAGGTGCGGTAGTTAACGAATTTTTAATGCAGTTTCAGGCAGATATTTTAAATATACCGGTTGATGTACCTGCAATAACAGAGACAACTGCTTTAGGTGCAGCATATTTAGCAGGTTTGGGAATAGGTATTTTTAATAATTTAGATGAAATCTCGAAAAAATGGAAATTAGCAAAACGCTATGAACCACAAATGAGCAGCAAAAAAAGAGAATTTTTAACCGGCCGCTGGAAAGAAGCTGTTAAACGCTCAAGAGACTGGGCTAAAGGAGAATAATCATTTCACTTAATTTTTAATATATAAATAAGGAGAGGATTAAGATGAAAGAGCACTATGATATTGTAATAATTGGTGCTGGTGCAATTGGTAGTGCAATTGCCAGAGAACTATCAAGATATAAATTAGATGTTTTACTCTTAGAAAAAAATGTGGAAATCGGTGGAGAAGCAACTACTTCTAATAGTGCTATAATCCATACGGGTTATGATGCTAAACCTGGTACTTTAGAATCGAAGTTAGTTGTAGGGGCCAATCCGATGTATGATCAGCTTTGTGATGAGTTAGATGTTCCTTTTAAAAAAGTAGGGGCCATTTTAGCAGCTGTAACAGAAGAAGAACTAAAAGCATTACCTCAGATAATGAAAAAATCATATCAAAATGGAGTATATGATATTGAATATTTAACTGGAGAAGAAATAAAACGTAGAGAAAAAGATCTAAGTGATGATGTAAAGGGTGGTATTTATATCCCTAGGGAAAGCATTATTGATCCATTTATTTTAAATATAGCTTATGCAGAAAATGCTTATACAAATGGAGTAGATGTTAGCTTATCTACTAAAGTAACTGATATTAAAACAGCAGATAATAGAGTAAAAAGTGTGGTGACAAACAAAGGAGAAATAAATTGTGATTATATTGTCAATGCAGCTGGAGTATACTGTGATCAAATAGCTGAAATGGTAAATTTATGTGATTTTAAAGAACATCCTCGAAAAGGGGAATTCTTTATTCTCGATAAAAATGTTTCATATGAGTTAGACCACATTATTTTACCAGTACCAACTAAATTAACGAAAGGCAAGCTGATTACTCCCACTATTCATGGTAATCTATTATTGGGACCAACTGCTGAAGATATTGAAGATAAAAAAGATAAATCAACAACAAGGGAGGGTTTAGAAAGCATTATCGAAGATGTGCAAAAAAGAGTTCCTAAAGTAAGTGCCAGGGATTCAATTAAGCAATATGCCGGTTTAAGGCCAACCAGGACTCCAGAGGGCTATCACATTGAGAGCTATGATTTAAAGGGATTTATTGGCTTATCAGGTATTAGATCGACCGGTTTAACCTCTTCACCATCTGTAGCTAAATATGTTGTAGATTTGCTTAATGAAGAAGGTGTTAAACTAATTGCTGATCCTGATTTTAACCCCAATCGAGAAGGCATAAGAAAATTTAGTGAATTATCCTGGTCAGAAAAAGAAGAATTAAAAAAAGAAAACAGTAAATATGGCCAGCTGATCTGCAGATGTGAAGAAGTACCTGAAGCAGAAATAATTGCAGCTATTAATAGACCACTGGGAGCTACAACTTTGGATGGAATTAAAAGAAGAGTACGCCCGGGAGCGGGAAGATGCCAGGGTGGTTTTTGTAAGCCAAGGATTTTAAAAATACTTGCCAGAGAATTAAATATTCCTGTAAGTGAAATTCTCAAAAAAGAAAAGGGAAGTAAAGTTATTTCCAGAAGTAAAATTTAATAATTGAGGATGATAGCCATGTATAATATAAAAATATTAAATGCAGGAAAAGATGATTTAAAAGAGGTTTTTACTGTTTTTAGCAATGCTTTTGTAAATGAAGGAATTAGTAGTTATATTTTTGATTTCTCTAAAAAGAACAGTAAAGAAGTATTTTGTCGTCTCAACATTTTAATAGGTGAGTTATATTTAGCAAAAGGAAATCAGATTCTGGCTGCTAAAAAAGAAAAGAAAATTGTTGGGAGTGCTATACTTGCTAAAGAGTATGAACTTTCTGATGCTCAACTATTTAAACATATTTTAACTAAAGATATTGTTTGATTTGCAGCAGTTTTAAAGAGTTTAAATTTCATCAGGGCATATAAAGTACATAAAGCATCTAAAAAGCCTGACATTCTTCCTGATAACTATATTACCCTTGATATGCTGGCAGTAGATCCTGCCTGTCAAAATCAGAGCATTGGCACTCAATTGTTAAATAAGGTTCATAAAATTTCTGAAGAAAGTGGAAAATATAAAGGAGTTTATTTAATTACAGGTGAGAAAGAAAATGAAGAACTTTATCAATATTTCGGCTATAAAACTATAGAGGTCAAAAAAGTAGGTGATTTAAACATTTATCATATGTTTAGAGAAAACAATCTTTAAATAAAAGTATAATACTTACTTTTAAACAGTAATGATAATTGTTAAAATTAAAAAAATGATTAGATTTGTCATACTGTTTAGAGATAAGGAGGAAAAATATGAGTAATATAATTATACTTTTATTAACATTTTTATTAGTTCTTAGTACGATTAATACA contains:
- the glpK gene encoding glycerol kinase GlpK; its protein translation is MKKKKYVVGIDQGTSGTRTLILNDDWEIYSQGYYEHQQYYPKPGWVEHDPAEIWEKTKQSMVQAIKNAKINKKDIKALGLDNQGETVIVWDKNTGKAIYNAIVWQDRRTSKMADKLKASHGKLIKEKTGVVVDSYFSALKIKWILDNVNGAREKSEKGELLAGTTDTWLIWNMTNGRLHMTDYSTASRTMLLNIHSKKWDQEILDILDIPKQMLPELRNSSEVYAETDPVCFLGLKLPIAGSAVDQQAALFGQTCFEAGTVKTTYGTGCFMLMNTGDKIVNSENGLLTTVAWGLNDKLSFALDGGVYITGGAVQWLRDGLKIIDNAAQSESMAKSVEDTGGVFFVPAFSGLAAPYWDQYARGTLIGITGGTEREHIVRATLESIAYQVNDNLKVMKKDSGMDIDVMRVDGGAVVNEFLMQFQADILNIPVDVPAITETTALGAAYLAGLGIGIFNNLDEISKKWKLAKRYEPQMSSKKREFLTGRWKEAVKRSRDWAKGE
- a CDS encoding NAD(P)/FAD-dependent oxidoreductase, with the protein product MKEHYDIVIIGAGAIGSAIARELSRYKLDVLLLEKNVEIGGEATTSNSAIIHTGYDAKPGTLESKLVVGANPMYDQLCDELDVPFKKVGAILAAVTEEELKALPQIMKKSYQNGVYDIEYLTGEEIKRREKDLSDDVKGGIYIPRESIIDPFILNIAYAENAYTNGVDVSLSTKVTDIKTADNRVKSVVTNKGEINCDYIVNAAGVYCDQIAEMVNLCDFKEHPRKGEFFILDKNVSYELDHIILPVPTKLTKGKLITPTIHGNLLLGPTAEDIEDKKDKSTTREGLESIIEDVQKRVPKVSARDSIKQYAGLRPTRTPEGYHIESYDLKGFIGLSGIRSTGLTSSPSVAKYVVDLLNEEGVKLIADPDFNPNREGIRKFSELSWSEKEELKKENSKYGQLICRCEEVPEAEIIAAINRPLGATTLDGIKRRVRPGAGRCQGGFCKPRILKILARELNIPVSEILKKEKGSKVISRSKI
- a CDS encoding GNAT family N-acetyltransferase — encoded protein: MLPDNYITLDMLAVDPACQNQSIGTQLLNKVHKISEESGKYKGVYLITGEKENEELYQYFGYKTIEVKKVGDLNIYHMFRENNL